A genomic window from Algoriphagus sp. Y33 includes:
- a CDS encoding RagB/SusD family nutrient uptake outer membrane protein, which yields MKLKNILIYFFPVFVGLSVSCSEDFLDRPPLSEISTENFYKTTDDLRLATAALYGGGPWAEWNYSCYLPVGEVLSGNMAVGYWGDAVQLNTFSITGLNGIMVANWRAMYRIIAHCNTTINAITDKAPAAIPEEDKNAAIAEAKFIRGFAYYNLALLWGDVPIIEDNTKLVTSPLVPRYQVNDVYRLVVNDLTYAAENLPLSDAKGRLTTWSAQGMLAKVYLTWAGLNSKGLGQRDQKLLDMAKLYAGNVCNDSGLTLLDNYENLFRTEFNDNRESLFALQWSPGLGWMEGNMLQIYSPGGAEISANGQAGWFGIRPTMNMFESYTPEDSIRRKATFMLRGDYYPELNAAGGGYTFNGDTGLKKHIVGTNVDNKAPTMTSNSSPQHNSLLRLADVYLIYAEAILGDNAVTSDADALFYFNEVRRRAGLAPVTSIDADMLMNERRIELAGESHFWNDLVRLSYYNSPKAIGILNNQQRIAFEYDENGVVTPNDPFGDITPANANTFTFPLPSIEVTANPKLMEPPVPYPFEDK from the coding sequence ATGAAATTGAAAAATATATTAATCTATTTCTTTCCCGTATTTGTAGGACTCTCAGTATCCTGCAGCGAGGACTTTTTGGATCGACCGCCATTGTCAGAGATAAGCACTGAAAACTTCTATAAGACTACCGATGACCTGAGATTGGCTACCGCTGCACTATACGGAGGAGGACCTTGGGCTGAATGGAATTATTCCTGTTACTTGCCTGTAGGCGAGGTTCTTAGCGGTAATATGGCTGTAGGGTATTGGGGTGATGCAGTTCAGCTGAATACATTCTCCATCACCGGATTGAATGGGATTATGGTTGCAAACTGGAGGGCTATGTACAGGATCATTGCCCACTGCAATACAACGATCAATGCCATCACAGACAAAGCGCCTGCAGCTATACCTGAAGAAGACAAGAATGCGGCTATTGCCGAGGCAAAGTTTATAAGAGGATTTGCATACTATAACCTGGCGTTGCTGTGGGGAGATGTTCCGATTATAGAAGATAATACCAAGTTGGTTACTTCCCCTCTGGTTCCCAGATATCAGGTTAACGATGTATACCGGTTAGTGGTGAATGACCTGACTTATGCGGCCGAAAATCTTCCCCTTTCAGATGCTAAAGGAAGGCTTACCACTTGGTCTGCGCAAGGGATGTTGGCTAAGGTATATCTGACCTGGGCCGGTTTAAATTCGAAAGGACTTGGACAGCGTGACCAGAAACTTCTTGACATGGCCAAGCTCTATGCAGGCAATGTGTGTAACGATAGCGGACTGACATTGTTGGACAACTATGAAAATCTGTTTAGAACGGAGTTTAATGATAACCGGGAATCATTATTTGCATTGCAATGGTCTCCGGGGCTTGGTTGGATGGAAGGCAACATGCTTCAGATATATTCTCCAGGAGGTGCAGAAATATCAGCCAATGGACAAGCGGGTTGGTTTGGTATCCGACCTACCATGAATATGTTCGAGTCGTACACTCCGGAGGATAGCATTAGGCGCAAGGCTACTTTTATGCTGAGGGGGGATTATTACCCTGAGCTGAATGCAGCGGGAGGTGGTTATACTTTCAATGGGGATACCGGTTTGAAGAAGCATATTGTGGGTACCAATGTGGACAACAAAGCACCTACAATGACATCGAACTCTTCTCCGCAGCACAATTCTTTATTGAGGCTGGCAGATGTGTATCTGATATATGCAGAAGCCATCTTGGGCGACAATGCCGTCACATCAGATGCGGATGCGTTGTTTTACTTCAATGAAGTGCGCAGAAGGGCAGGGCTTGCTCCTGTTACCTCGATTGATGCGGACATGTTGATGAATGAAAGAAGAATTGAGCTGGCCGGTGAAAGTCATTTTTGGAATGATCTGGTAAGGCTTTCTTACTATAATTCTCCAAAGGCAATCGGCATTCTCAATAACCAGCAACGAATAGCCTTTGAGTATGACGAAAACGGGGTCGTAACACCAAACGACCCTTTCGGCGACATAACCCCGGCGAACGCGAATACCTTTACTTTCCCACTGCCTTCAATCGAGGTGACCGCCAATCCCAAATTGATGGAGCCTCCGGTACCATATCCATTTGAAGATAAGTAA